One Pleurocapsa sp. PCC 7327 DNA segment encodes these proteins:
- a CDS encoding Cof-type HAD-IIB family hydrolase, with translation MEKPEIKCLVLDIDGTLVGRSENISQTVKQAIGAAQKQGVYIAIATSRDYGSTLPIWKEIRSNQPLTCYGGALIKHPKTQQIYRHFRVSKSLARQLLEDFDRFNLPEQKFSPQFHVNEKIYVRTLTRELQDYAKRFGIEVTADVDLRQVLTKAEPTCILGFSQDTTLIDKQVRNLRKRYSLAELSLNRSGSYFFECLHPSADKGRAVHYLTKKILGLQVENVMAIGDYFNDLSMLEYAGVGVAMGNAPQEVKAQADWVAPSVEQDGVAAAIEEFILQRSLNCGKRKRKWRNLRSSIVTGAKTVRVAS, from the coding sequence GTGGAAAAACCAGAAATTAAATGCTTGGTACTGGATATCGATGGCACTCTCGTGGGAAGGTCAGAAAATATTTCTCAAACTGTTAAGCAAGCGATTGGGGCGGCTCAAAAGCAGGGAGTTTATATCGCGATCGCCACGAGTCGCGATTATGGTTCTACTTTACCCATCTGGAAGGAAATCCGCTCTAATCAACCCTTGACCTGTTATGGTGGGGCGCTGATTAAACACCCAAAAACTCAACAAATTTATCGGCACTTTCGTGTCTCTAAATCGTTGGCACGCCAACTGCTTGAAGATTTCGATCGCTTTAATCTACCAGAGCAAAAATTTTCGCCCCAGTTCCACGTCAATGAAAAAATTTATGTGCGGACACTAACCAGAGAACTGCAAGACTACGCAAAGCGGTTTGGGATTGAAGTCACCGCCGATGTGGATCTGCGCCAAGTCTTGACTAAAGCAGAACCGACATGCATTTTGGGGTTCAGCCAAGATACCACTCTAATTGACAAGCAGGTGAGAAACCTGCGCAAGCGTTATTCTCTAGCTGAGCTTTCCTTAAACCGCTCCGGCTCTTACTTTTTTGAATGTCTCCATCCCTCAGCCGATAAAGGAAGGGCAGTGCATTATTTAACTAAAAAAATTTTAGGTCTGCAAGTTGAAAACGTCATGGCAATCGGCGACTACTTCAATGACCTGTCTATGCTGGAATACGCCGGGGTGGGGGTAGCGATGGGGAATGCTCCGCAGGAAGTTAAAGCTCAAGCAGACTGGGTGGCTCCCAGTGTAGAACAAGACGGTGTGGCGGCGGCGATTGAGGAGTTTATCCTGCAAAGATCTCTCAATTGTGGCAAGCGCAAGCGAAAGTGGAGAAACCTGCGATCGTCTATTGTTACAGGCGCAAAAACCGTTCGGGTAGCATCTTAG
- the gntF gene encoding guanitoxin biosynthesis pre-guanitoxin forming N-methyltransferase GntF → MVAPRFEIQYAAYRDWQPQDYLAQYYVDVKTEELLTLEFLVQSLQNMPTTSVMLDFGCGPIISHILPIVPKVQEIHMAEYLPANRAEVQKWLASTDDAHNWRAFALATLRLEGNPNPTETEAKAREQQARDRIKSLLPCDVNNPDPLGAQRRGFYPLVTTSYCAEGVTTSKEKWRAYMRNIASLVKPGGVLLLSAVGGAANFYRVGDRYFPCTRLDRQDVLASLGENGFTDIDIRIRQVSDRSQEDYSHLIFARAVKAG, encoded by the coding sequence ATGGTCGCACCAAGATTTGAGATTCAATACGCTGCTTATCGCGATTGGCAACCACAAGATTATCTGGCGCAGTATTACGTGGATGTCAAGACTGAGGAGTTGCTCACTCTAGAGTTTTTAGTGCAATCGCTTCAAAACATGCCGACGACATCTGTGATGCTTGATTTTGGTTGCGGACCTATTATCAGTCACATCCTGCCAATCGTTCCAAAAGTGCAAGAGATTCACATGGCGGAATACTTGCCTGCCAACCGTGCCGAGGTTCAGAAGTGGCTGGCTAGTACTGATGACGCGCACAATTGGCGAGCGTTCGCATTGGCAACGCTGCGCTTGGAGGGAAACCCCAACCCAACCGAAACCGAAGCGAAGGCACGCGAGCAACAAGCGCGAGACCGCATTAAAAGCCTTTTGCCCTGCGATGTCAATAACCCAGATCCCCTCGGTGCCCAGAGGCGCGGCTTTTACCCCTTGGTAACCACCAGCTACTGCGCTGAAGGCGTTACCACCAGTAAGGAGAAGTGGCGCGCCTACATGAGAAATATTGCCAGCCTCGTAAAACCAGGCGGAGTTCTGCTCCTTTCGGCAGTTGGAGGAGCCGCCAATTTCTACCGCGTTGGCGATCGCTATTTTCCCTGCACTAGGCTCGATCGCCAAGACGTGCTCGCATCTCTTGGCGAAAATGGATTTACCGACATAGACATACGAATTCGTCAGGTTAGCGATCGCTCACAAGAAGACTACAGTCACCTCATTTTTGCCCGTGCGGTTAAAGCTGGTTAG